Below is a genomic region from Lineus longissimus chromosome 16, tnLinLong1.2, whole genome shotgun sequence.
gtgaatcatattggaccaaacttcggtccctgagatcacctgactaaggggtaaatgtgtaccaaatttggtatcaatagtcattgcagtttagaaacgtgccatcgttacatcctaacggccaatttacaacatttgacctctgtgaccttgaaaaggaggtcaaatcaaaaaacccggaggatatatgatgcacctttgctagaagtacctaccatatttttttcaaaatttcccgactactattaagggagatattgcatattttcatttttaacgtttggccccctggtggccaaaccatgaaacgaatcggaccgaaacttggtctccaaggtgtcattacataagggtacatgtgtactaagtttcaactcaatagctctaacagttatgaaacgtgccctgctaacggacgacggacgacgacggacgacgacgacgacgacgacgacgacgacgacgacgacggacgacggacgccacggtatgggataagctcacctctgctaagaggcgAGCTAAAAACACTGAAGTTGGACTTTTTTGATTATCTTTTTAGTCTAGCACACCAGCAATGTCTTCGAGAGTTTGAAGGAATTTTTTTTCCCTATGGATACTGATTCTGATCTACGATGGACCAGCATACCTTCTAGGGGAGTGGTACTCCTAGTTCCTttccagtggaacctcccaGGCAGACACCCCTAAATTAAGGACACCCTAACCAGTTTTTGTCCCGAATTCGTTGTTTGATAAATTCTATcgctctaattaggacacctcaaTACTAAGGACATCACTCGTCAGTTCTGAAGGTGACCTTGATAGAGATGTTCTCTTGTGTTTGGCTTTTGGGAAGAATAGGGGGGGGGCAACAGACAGAAGACATGGAACCCGGGAGAGACAAATCAGCACACAATTTCACACTCGGTAGGATGACATGTGGTCAGGATAAAGACATCCAAAGGAATTCAAGGACATGATGCAGAACAAGTGACATAAAACGCTCACTGGGTACGTGTGGCCAATAACCTGTAGTCGACCACAATATTTTAGGTAGGGATGATGATCTTGGGACTTTACAACACGATGGTGATGAGATCTCTAGGGACCCAGGGATGCTGGTATAGCAGGGAGGAGGAAAACTATGCACATACAATGATCTGTCAATGAATGCCTGTTCATATTTTTGTCAAATGCTCTCCAATCACTGTCAAATCGAGGGCCATTTGGCAACAGTTCATGCCTTTAAATATAGACAGTGTTTTCTCCAGAAATAAATTCTGGAGGGGGGAACAGGGGTGAAACCGGTGATTTAGGTAAATTTTCtcataacattttcatcttttGGCTTTTTGAAAGGGGATGGGGGGGGGATGGGACATATCCCCCATCTCGCCTTGGAGAAAACTCTGACAAAGGTATGAACTAGTCGTCATCAATGTGATAAAAATGTGACACAATGACAAAAGGTTTATCTCTCGGACAGCCCTAAATTGATAGCAAACTCATTGATGAACCGGGGTGGACCAGTAGTCTAAGAAAGAGCtgtttttatatcaatttcCCAGCCTattctttgtcaatttcaaagagcGTTCTCAAGTCAGGAGGGGTGAATGCATACCCGACGTACCACAACCTGGATTCAGGCCTGTTGGAAACCTGGCGATATCCTTTGATGCTCAGATAAATGTTTTGCGTATTCTAATGATTTATTTGCCAAGTGTTTTGATTTGGACTGCAATCTTGCACACAAATGTGATTGCAAAGTCTgttgcaaatttgaaaaaaaagtgaaacacTGGTTACACCATTCCAGGTTTTTAGTAGATTTCACTTAATAGCATGCCCAGAATTTTATAAAAAGTTTTCGAAGAAAATTATTATCGAAGTATTTGAaccttattttgaatattttggtaGATAGTGCAGTGTAAATATCCCCCCGATAGCTATACATCTAACGTTTAATACAGATATTGCACAACATTAAATTTAAAACAGCATCAAAAATTATCAATCAAATTCTATACAGATGTACATTTTCTACATCCATGCACAATATGCATATTCTATCAAAACCATGCATAATGCTTTAGTATTGAGATGCACATCAAATTctataaatgaaatggcacgAAGCGCTTACAACATCTAGATGAAATTAGTAGAAATCATGCCACATTTTTATACACATTAACTACACTGACTCTGTCTCAACTTCATGCACATGTCTTCAAAAATAGcaaaatcatttcatttattcattttttccCTCTGAAGATGTCACAAGGAGGTCTCAGGCTTGCGAGTAGCCACTTCAGCAACGAGAGTTATCGGCAATAGCGTAAGTAGAGTCAGCAGCCAGCTCTCCGAGGTcccccacctctccgagtcatgGTCAACCACCCCTCGGAGGAAATCAAGTGCAACCTGAGGAGTCTGCAGCAACCTCTACAAGAACCTCCCACCTCCCCGATTCATGGTCAACCACCCCTTCGAGGAAATCAAATGCTGCCTGAGGAGTCAGCAGCACCCTCTAAGAGGATCTCACACCTCTTCGAGTCATGGTCAACCACCCTCCGAGGAAATCTAGCCTCAGATTGAACACCACTTCTAAGCAAAGCCTTGTATTGACCAAAATTTCAACCGATAGCTTCCTCAACGTGGCTAGGCTATGTCAGGATACCCAAGGAGCCATGTTTAGGCTTTAAAACCAATGTCGCAGACAAGGCTTCGTCATTTCAATtgaaacaatcacaaaatttcCACTGACATTATTTTATGAGGGTATTATAGCCAACATGCATCTTTTATAGTTGCTCCAGATATAAACATGACAgattcaaaacaaaacattcaacattttgaataatttgaacattttgaatattttgaacatttcaaaaatatttttagatattcaaaatattcaaaatattttcaaaattcaaaatgttgataattttgaaaatcttcaatattttcaatattttcaatatcttcgatattttcgaaattttctatattttcaatattttcaatatttcaatatttttaatattttcaatattttcgatatttttaatattttcaatatcttcaatattttcaatatttcaatatttttgatattttcgatattttcaatattttcgatattttcaatatttcaatatttttaatatctttaatattttcaatatttttcaatattttttccaaacTTTTCAGTAAGAGTAAACTCGTACATGAAGTGAGACAAGAGTCAGTGCCCTCTACTGGACGTGCACAGTAACATCCATGACAGACATTCAGAGTTAATCGCCATTCTACCTTAACGGGTCTACATCTGAGCTACGGAACTTCATATCGCGATCGGGAATGCCACGCCAGTTAAACTGGAGGTTCCAATCGAAACCACCGACGCTGATGTGCCgcgcactgccatattggaatTTGAAATTCTCATCGTCGATAACGTCGATGACAGGACAGACGGCAGTGCGGTGATCATTTGCAATGCGTGCCAAGATTGGCGTCAACCAACCTGAAATGATGGTTCACAATCATTGTATAGAGGGCGTATCAAGAGAAAATCAAATCGAAGCGTTTTATCGAATTCAAATCGTGAACTATGGAAGAAAAGCTGCAACACTGGTTATATCTTCAGATTGGAGTGTAACTATGGTAACATAAACAAACAGCGTAAACAAATAACATAGCAACGGTTGAGATCAAGAAACCTAgaagaaatgaatgaaatatgttACAGGACTTGAGAAGAACTTTATTGAGCCAAGTTTTGTCAAATTTTGCCATTATTGTCAGAAATTTAAAAATATCTCTGCCTGTaaatgaaattgaattaaaCTGAAATTAAGAAATAAACTTACAAATGTGATTTCTTTTGTGCGAATGAAGTTTGTGGGATGATTAATATTGTTGACATGTAACTAAAACAGCACCTATTCTCACAGAATGCATAATTTTCGTGACATAATGGTGGACTGATGTTAGGAAAGACTCATTAGCACGGCAATGGAGCTTGCATCAATTGTGGCATCCAATAAAAGTGAAGCTGGGTTGTGGCTCATTCTAAACACTTTCAGCCAAAGTAcagcttgggggggggggcaaagcaTTCTTTTCTCTGTTGATTCAGCCAGCCCTGTCTTGAGGAAGCTATTGCAAAATACCTCACAGAGGAATCACTGATAGATTTTTTCTTGGGGTCTGACTTGGGTGGGGTTGAAACGCAGGCGCTGAAAGTGTCAAAGAGGATTTTCCGCAGAGTCTGATTCGGTCACCTAGTATCATCTCCATGGCAACAACAAAATGCTGAATCAGCTGAAAATCACGTTTAAAAAAATCTAAAATAAGGCATACAGAACAGAGCAAGTTATTTTTCACATATTCGTTTCGCATAATTTTGCCCGCCGcacaaaaaaaagaagaaaattgtaAGATCTACCGTACCTTCTGCACACTCGCAATGCGAATCGAGATATGTCAGTACAGTGCCTGTGGCAGCAGCAGCCCCAAACAGCCTGGCTCGGATTAACCCCTCGCGTTTCTTCATACGTAGTACCTTGACCTTGCCTAACTTGGCCACATACTCATCTAAGGGGTCCTTCGTGTGTGCTGAAAGAAAGACGAGGAAATTCATACGGATCGTGTCGAACGATTGAGTAAATCGAAGACGAGCATGTTGCGTCTCTCCCTGGACACTCCCCTGTCCTGACAACTTGGTTAAGCCATTTCCCTGGCCAGGGCAAATAGGTTTGTCAGACGAACCAAACAGCGCCACCAAAATGAGTCTGGGATCCTGACCACTTGTCTCATGTTGCTGCTGTCGTAACTGAACATGGAAGCCTGCAATATCAGGCTGTGTACATTGACTAAAAACAACACAAGGGGGCATCTAATAAACTATTTTATGAATGTTTTTTATGTTTTAGTACTGCACGCATCAGTTCTATAAAACGGAACTTTGAGATGGATATGGATAGATTCTATTCTAATCGTTGGCTCGGTGCTGCATGTTCAACTGACTTAACTTTCATAATCTGATTAAAAAATTTGTCTCAAACTTGGAGCATTTATTTTCTTTTGCTTGGTGTACAGCTATGTGGGTCAGTGGGTCTTGTAAAAATACAATAGAATCTAATCTATCCAGAAGatttaaggtagcaggaaggggtgggcgtttgtggtttctgagtgtgagggggtataggggtgtctgttgactgtgctttaagagagactgggcatggtgccagtctctcttaaagcacagtcaacagacaaggaggataccgcggtgacgtcacggcttttccaagatggcgctgcatattgtaaacaaactcgatccacggccaagggaaaatcaagtcatcaaacaaagttagatttttcgcatcaaatcagagttattagtacttttctgctatgaaataagtcttcagacaacaagttatcatttgaataatgaaaagtgctgttttgatggggaaaaatagggtttttaaagccaaatagccgggcaccgatcttccaaaattagcgatggtttcaaaacagtctcccagatatggggcaatctcttcattatcataatgggatttggaggcatgtttacagattttacaagttcgagacatttaggacctaaaactcgcatagatccccatagatcccctctatttgtcgagttagcgcccctgtaagatcatgcattttcggacactagaacgaaatcttcctgcggttatcgcggtttcggtgatgattaaaggagaaattgactgttcttagagttgtatgggacagaaatgagttcatacttcttgaatacatgaatatattatgatatgggcgggcttctaagtcaaaacaataacaaactcaactgcatctctaccgtgtatcgtgtagtgcattgcctagtgtatttcgtagtgtattttagcagagacattatttccgcactttggccacgctaaacgtcttttttattcgtggaagttaatctgctccgtaaattttattttacacaggaagaatccatactaggtattgcaatatttcatgtctattggtgtttttgtgtacaggagcgcaccagacagtgggacgtggagatctgttcagtgctggtgctgtcagtagattgaatctgattggccatagcgatcactaatatgggatgtgatcacgtgatatgacgtcaccgcggtatcctccttggtcaaCAGACAACCATGCCGTTGTAAAAATGTAAATGAGAATACAATAGAATCTAATATGGTCATGTCAGAATTAGAATCAGATATATtctatcagatggcagcactgtttgaaataaagttgtcCATCTCTGaatttaacctcttgaatcccaaaacttgaaaatcccgggatcccagggtggtcacgtggttgcgaaattgggtgtGACTTTCACGAcgtatagcgcccgcatacaaccgccaaagtccggtaccgaggcgccatctacccaggcatgctctaactgaccctactgaaCATCAaccacgctaaaacaagcaacaaactagcgtcccagctcaagggaacaaaaaatatcacagagaccGACCTgacggtcgttgggaaaaaacgttttttcaaaatgactgccTGGTCGGTCgacgggattcaagaggttaatgtACCCTCATACTTCTACTTACGCATGTTGGAGAAATCGTCAACTAAAATAACCTCCTTGATAAGATGCGGTGGCGACCTATCTAACACGCTGTGGACTGTGCGGAGCAGAACGGACCAAGCCTCATTATGGAAACAGATGATGACGCTCGTATCGGGAAGATTATCGTGATATTTTACATCTTTACATCTGCAAATAGAACACGAGAAATGCAtatcaagcaatttttgttgctgctgcCTATGGTCATGATTGtatgcgacaaaaattgctcgtCTGCGATGGTCATTCCAGGTGCCGGCAACAAGAATCAGTAATCACCACCACCAGGGATAAGTATCAAACCCAGTGATTAATACCAGTTGTACTCGCATGGGAGATATCTTTTGTTGCGCATCGCAGCAATTATTATCACTGGTtgttgtgacaaaaattgcttgtttgctggGTGATTGTGGTTCACACTTAGCCTACTCAAGGGGCATGCTAAGGCACAATGGAAGAGCTATCAACTTGTAACTGAAAGTCGAGGGTTCAAGCTTGGCCAACTACTAGTCTGTGCTCTCAATTGGCCTGACGATAGCGCAGTGTAGTGCAGTATGCGTTCCTTGATTTCtatgatgaaatggccagggccattgtgctcacctcatgtggaggaaagatggataaagagcatggtattgtgtcatgtagtgttaggtttgatgtaggtccaagcaattacaatttccccaaaatggccaatttacagtacattcgacctctgtgaccttgaaaagtaggtcaatcaaagaagacccgggtgacacattgaatggttgttagaattagatgtacctatgatataaaattggtgccaatcgggcaagtcattactatgaataatggcattttgaagaatttaggatttgaccccctccctgggggccaaacggcaaatcagatcgcaccaaacttcggtacctgagatcacctgaccaaggggtacatgtgtacttaatttgtgatcaatagtcattgcagttaagaaacgtgccatagttacggcctgacggcgaatttacgccatttgacctctgtgaccttgacaagaaggtcaaattaaaaacctgtgtgacatatactgtatggtggttagatgtacccatgatatcaaattggtggcaatcgggcaagaagttaaggaataatcacatttttaaggtttttggattttgccccctggtggtcaagtggtgaatcatattggaccaaacttcggtccctgagatcacctgactaaggggtaaatgtgtaccaaatttggtatcaatagtcattgcagtttagaaacgtgccatcgttacatcctaacggccaatttacaacatttgacctctgtgaccttgaaaaggaggtcaaatcaaaaacccggaggatatatgatgcacctttgctagaagtacctaccatatttttttcaaaatttcccgactactattaagggagatattgcatattttcacttttaacgtttggccccctggtggccaaaccatgaaacgaatcggaccgaaacttggtctccaaggggtcattacataagggtacatgtgtaccaagtttcaactcaatagctctaacagttacgaaacgtgccctgctaacggacgacgacgacgacgacgacgacgacgacgacgacgacgacggacgacggacgccacggtatgggataagctcacctctgctaagaggtgagctaaaaaggcttTAGGATTAGCATAGGAATGTAAAGCGCTTTAGACAGCTGTGCTGTACAAAGCGCTTAATGAGAACTTTCAGTTTTTTACTCCTTAATTTCAAAGTGGGACAATTCTTGCCCTGGTAAACATGCAAAATTTATTCCCGAACAATGTTTAGCACTTTGACAAAATAAAGCAGATTTTCAGAGGGGGTACAACCCTGGTATCAAAAAACCACCAAAATACCCCCAGCATCAAGAGTGGTGCCACCTACAGTGGATCCCTGACATCAGGTAACGAACGATGCAACGATATCATGTCTGCCACATATTGGTTGTAAGCGTTTTTCTTCCAACCGTCGTcgtatttttttctctcctccGGCGATAGTTTGTTTGGATCGATGAAGACGCCTTTCCCATTTTCACCTGGAATAACAAAACGAGATTTAGTACACGATAAAAATCATTCAAAAAAGCAAGTTGTCGCTTCGTATTATGAGGAGCCTCTGCTCAATTCCCGCAGGTGTGGTACATCATCCGTTACGGCAAGTGCTTCAAAAGAGTTTAGGTTTTCTGCAGCAATTCACTGTGTGATGTGTTTAGGCCGTAAATATCACAGTGTGTGGAGGTATTGGTTTagctttgcaacacaatagaaacaaggccctgcCAATACCACATTGACGTTGGGcacaatcggataaaaatataaatgctggccttacgcccctcaaaaagaactaatcttttgtatgtAGCGAACACCTCTGCAataaggaaaacctctctataaaggacactagttttggtctcaaattggtcgcttccattcaatttgacctctctaattaggatacctctctattaaggagtgtcacagcacttgtcagtcccgagggtgtccttaatagagaggttctactgtatatcagaTTAATTACAACGTTTGCATGTAACTCAATACAGCAACCGAACTGATAACGATTTTTCATCCATGCCATATTAGTAACCAGATCATTGCGGAGAAGAAATAATACTCCGAAGGACTGAGTATCCTTGCATGCAATATTCTGGTGCCTCCGATGAAATCAGTTGCATGGAGGAATATTTTGCATAAGGCAGGGAAGATCAGGAATACAGTTTGTCCAGTTGCCAAGTCTACATTTGGTAAgcctgtacagtagaacctccctaataaggacacactttggactgacaaatgctgtccgtaagtgagaggtgtcctgattacagtgGTCAAATTCAAAGTAACTGACCAACTTGTGACCCTTTgtggtgtcctaaatagagagggtgtccttagtggagaggtgtccgctaagggaggttccactgttcatATCTCTAAGTCTAAGGATACGAATATAATTACACTAATTCAGACCTCCCCCTCCCCGCTTCAATTTATGGTGTCCTCGCTTGATTACCGATTGTAGCAATAGGATTCGGACCAAGTTcaaaaaaaagttcaacaaaCGGACAGTAAGAGAAGTCAAAAACAGTTCATCTAAATCTGTGTACTGTTAACCCTGTTAGTGTTAATCTTGCGAGCCTAACACTTTTTCAGGATTTCTGGGTGCAATCATTTGAGGCGGggcaaaatgtttttaaaacctAATGGTTCCATCATTGGAAAATGTACCACTTCgcagaaatacagtagaactgaggacatcctcgggactgacacgtgctgtctttaatagagaggtgtcctgataagagaggtaaaattgaatggaaacaagcaatttgggaccaaacttaAGTGTCCATAatcgagaggtgtccactaagggaggttccactgtaaatggACGCAAAACTTGAAAAGGCTGCTTTAGCGCACATTCATGGCCGTAAAAATGAAAAGAGTTTACAGTACGGTGTATTTTCATTATCGTGATTTAATCATCACAACCAGTTTAGTGGGACTTTTGTATCGTTTCCCCAATTTAGTAGTAACAATACGAATCAAGCACAACAAGCTAATAACACCAACCCATTAATCTAGTAAATATCCCCAGGAAAAAAAAGAaacatattttcatcacttgGCAGGCATACCGGGTAAATCATGATTAAACCTTGACATAATTATATgattttcatcatcaatcataataATTGTATCAACACAGGAATTCCGTGGCATGATGTGGCAGATTGAGTCGGATTTGGTGGAGAATGGTAATTAGGCCTCGCTCGTTACAGATGGGTATCTCACCCTAATAAAACCTTTCAAATCTAGGGTGATCTGACAGTCAATTCTGAGATTCTTGATATTCCGAGTTGACAATTATTCGCAAAATATTAATTGAGTACCATTCGAAGTTTCTCTCTTTGTCACAGACTCTAAAAATAGGTCATTCCTGTTTTAGCTCTTTTGCACAGACTACctgtttaaaggcctacgcccttcattaaaaatctgaaatttgtaTCTGAATTCGAAAATTCCAATTGCTCAAATATGCGCTGAATACAAATTTCTGCATTGCCAATGTGTCGGcagatacaaatactataaataccaagtttcaccaaatttgcatgcataataactgcactacagcattgtgtataactgcatttctattttcctggaccaccagtaattacgaacggcatgCCCCTTTAAAACTGTAGAAATATTAAGAATCTGGCAAAGCCAACCAACTTACCAGGTGCATTCGGATCCACTTTATATTTTTCCGGCAGTGCCAAGATGCCTTTCTCTCCCTCCATATGTACAACATCAGCAGGTTTACCTTGACCTTGGGCTGGGCCAAGGGGACGACCTTGACCCTGGTCAATGTTCAAGTCATGACGACCTTGAAGGTCACGttcatttttattcaatatattttcatcttttttggGCGGTATCACTAGGTTTGTATCCAattttgttttatcaaaaaggcCATGAACTTTGAGCGGGTTATCCAAGACGTCTTTATTGGGGTCTACTTGAGCAGGTTTATCGCGATATTGTCGTTTGATAGCACCGGGTGGCCCTTGTGGCGCCTCCTGTGAGTCTCTGAACGTAAACAGCACCACACTACAGAACCAGATCGCCGGAATGAGCACGAGCAATTTGAAAATGAGGCTCCGACGCCGCGAGAATAATCCCATGATTGTGTATCTCCGTTTTCAATCTCCGCCGataaaaataaacatatattcgTTGGCAATTGCTTGTGATCTAGGGGTCGCTTGGTGTCAACTTCGTAGTCCTTTCGTCATCGGTGATCTGAAAATagtcaaaacaataacctgGGTTAGATAAAGCTGTACTTAATTCACTTAAGTGATGAAAAAGGACAGTTTTAGAATCATTTTGAAGGCAAGGCTgcatctgaaagaagaaaactgaCAGAAAGGGACCGAAAATACAGCCCTAAGAAAAAGGGCTATATTTTCATTaagattttgaaatgaaactcTTCAAATGACAAAACAAACTTACTAGGCTTCCACCCCAGATTCACCAAACATGCTTCCAGCCAACAACTGAAACTGTGTTGCCtccactgtcagtgtcactcgTACAACTCGAATCACTTAATCAATGCTGCCATAAAAGCCTAAAAGCTTACGCGCGGTAATAAATCCGCTATTCTCCCGCTACCCACCCAGTCATTAGCCAAATGGTCGCGGCAATTAATGACAATTAATGACGACATTGAAAGGATGATCTCACTACACAAACAATAAACAAGCGATTGTGGAACATAATGAGATGAGGTTACCAGCATTCCACATAAAATCAATTCATTGTGTCCCATCCCTGCCCGCACTGAATCAATAGAGCAAGACACTGACAAAGGTTTTAATTTACAATAGTagcatgccgatccaccatcaTTGTgcatatatccatccttcactgcCGATAACTCCCCTGATCGGCCATCAGAAGGGCCGGTACTTTACCGGTAGTCTctctgcattcccttcctttccaatgcgtccatgtcgcgacaacactaacattacactcactcgtggttgtcgcacgaggcacgcactgaaagccatcataattgaagaccagacATTCAATGAgcaacggttccagggatgctgacctgacccaaatgcacagtgcatgttgtatagaagaagggtaacccgaggttggcactatcaatttaggccgtcattcaattactttgtgtcgagcaatttgattggccacccgtttatgatggtgcgtccgacggatttcctggcgggagttatcggcggt
It encodes:
- the LOC135500656 gene encoding polypeptide N-acetylgalactosaminyltransferase 5-like isoform X3, translating into MGLFSRRRSLIFKLLVLIPAIWFCSVVLFTFRDSQEAPQGPPGAIKRQYRDKPAQVDPNKDVLDNPLKVHGLFDKTKLDTNLVIPPKKDENILNKNERDLQGRHDLNIDQGQGRPLGPAQGQGKPADVVHMEGEKGILALPEKYKVDPNAPGENGKGVFIDPNKLSPEERKKYDDGWKKNAYNQYVADMISLHRSLPDVRDPLCKDVKYHDNLPDTSVIICFHNEAWSVLLRTVHSVLDRSPPHLIKEVILVDDFSNMPHTKDPLDEYVAKLGKVKVLRMKKREGLIRARLFGAAAATGTVLTYLDSHCECAEGWLTPILARIANDHRTAVCPVIDVIDDENFKFQYGSARHISVGGFDWNLQFNWRGIPDRDMKFRSSDVDPLRSPTMAGGLFAIHKGFFERLGTYDAGMDIWGGENLELSFKIWMCGGTLEIIPCSHVGHVFRKRSPYSWGTGGNVLKRNSIRVAEVWMDEYKKYYYERINYDLGDFGDVSARKALRKKLGCKSFDWYVKNIYPELFIPGESLAKGEVRNKAQAMCLDSSVDNMGSGLKLKSWPCHNQGGNQDKKIPPGSPQFWMLSKNFEIRRDEGCFDFSGHGDVVVMGCHGQKGNQMWLYQADGHILHTTTNKCLELSANGQRIFINSCEPTNQRQVWLWARNDPDKEKKLLEKQP
- the LOC135500656 gene encoding polypeptide N-acetylgalactosaminyltransferase 5-like isoform X5 → MGLFSRRRSLIFKLLVLIPAIWFCSVVLFTFRDSQEAPQGPPGAIKRQYRDKPAQVDPNKDVLDNPLKVHGLFDKTKLDTNLVIPPKKDENILNKNERDLQGRHDLNIDQGQGRPLGPAQGQGKPADVVHMEGEKGILALPEKYKVDPNAPGENGKGVFIDPNKLSPEERKKYDDGWKKNAYNQYVADMISLHRSLPDVRDPLCKDVKYHDNLPDTSVIICFHNEAWSVLLRTVHSVLDRSPPHLIKEVILVDDFSNMPHTKDPLDEYVAKLGKVKVLRMKKREGLIRARLFGAAAATGTVLTYLDSHCECAEGWLTPILARIANDHRTAVCPVIDVIDDENFKFQYGSARHISVGGFDWNLQFNWRGIPDRDMKFRSSDVDPLRSPTMAGGLFAIHKGFFERLGTYDAGMDIWGGENLELSFKIWMCGGTLEIIPCSHVGHVFRKRSPYSWGTGGNVLKRNSIRVAEVWMDEYKKYYYERINYDLGDFGDVSARKALRKKLGCKSFDWYVKNIYPELFIPGESLAKGEVRNKAQAMCLDSSVDNMGSGLKLKSWPCHNQGGNQFWMLSKNFEIRRDEGCFDFSGHGDVVVMGCHGQKGNQMWLYQADGHILHTTTNKCLELSANGQRIFINSCEPTNQRQVWLWARNDPDKEKKLLEKQP